The following coding sequences lie in one Maribacter forsetii DSM 18668 genomic window:
- a CDS encoding DUF5690 family protein, with translation MNVLLNGAFASFGLYFCMYAFRKPFSVATFDGQLLFGIDYKILLILAQVVGYMLSKFIGIRVVSSLKAQHRVAYLTGMILFAELTLVLFGLLPKPYNFILFFFNGLSLGMIWGITFSYLEGRKMTEILSIILCSSFIVSSGAVKSVGLWLMTTYSISEFWMPAVTGAIFLLPFFICLYFLKKLPPPTTEDISLRKKRKPMCSADRKQVFKRFSFPIIILVVFYTALTALRDFRDNFSRELWDSVGYAGDASIYTLAELPIAFLVLLVLGLFGLVKNNFKAFMGFHFLLILASILVGVSTFLFQHGAMSPVYWMVLIGFGLYACYVPFNCIFFDRMIATFKIKGNAGYLIYIADSFGYLGSMAVLLYKNFGQPNSSWLQFFVNATYCIAFLGVGVSVVSMFYFQKKYKQDNSSFHFKIPMVNGRY, from the coding sequence ATGAACGTACTTCTGAACGGAGCTTTTGCTTCATTCGGACTCTACTTTTGTATGTACGCTTTTAGAAAGCCTTTCTCGGTAGCAACATTCGATGGTCAACTTTTATTCGGTATCGATTATAAGATACTTCTCATTCTGGCTCAGGTAGTGGGGTATATGCTTTCAAAATTTATTGGTATTCGGGTAGTTTCAAGTTTAAAGGCACAGCATAGAGTAGCCTACCTTACGGGTATGATATTATTTGCAGAGCTGACACTTGTTTTATTCGGACTATTGCCAAAACCTTATAATTTTATCCTTTTTTTCTTCAACGGACTCTCTTTAGGGATGATTTGGGGAATTACCTTTTCTTATTTAGAAGGTAGAAAAATGACCGAAATTTTAAGTATTATTCTATGCTCAAGTTTTATTGTTTCTAGCGGGGCAGTGAAATCCGTCGGGTTATGGTTAATGACCACATACAGCATTTCAGAGTTTTGGATGCCGGCTGTAACCGGTGCAATCTTTTTACTTCCGTTTTTTATATGCCTGTATTTTTTAAAGAAATTACCACCGCCAACTACCGAAGATATTAGTCTTAGGAAAAAGAGAAAACCAATGTGTTCGGCAGACCGCAAGCAAGTGTTCAAAAGATTTTCTTTTCCAATTATAATTTTGGTGGTCTTTTATACCGCGCTTACGGCATTGCGAGATTTTAGGGATAATTTTTCTAGGGAATTATGGGACAGTGTAGGCTATGCCGGTGATGCTTCTATCTATACGTTGGCAGAACTTCCCATTGCATTTTTAGTCTTGCTGGTACTGGGGTTGTTTGGTTTGGTGAAAAATAATTTTAAGGCATTTATGGGCTTCCATTTCTTGTTGATATTGGCAAGTATACTTGTGGGTGTTTCTACCTTTTTATTTCAGCACGGAGCTATGTCTCCCGTATATTGGATGGTACTCATAGGTTTTGGGCTGTATGCCTGCTATGTCCCTTTCAACTGTATATTTTTCGATAGAATGATAGCAACATTTAAGATTAAAGGAAACGCTGGCTACCTTATTTATATTGCTGATTCTTTTGGCTATTTGGGTAGTATGGCTGTGTTGCTCTATAAAAACTTTGGACAACCCAACAGTTCATGGCTTCAGTTTTTTGTAAATGCTACCTACTGTATTGCATTTTTGGGCGTTGGTGTTTCCGTAGTGTCAATGTTCTATTTTCAAAAAAAATACAAGCAAGATAATTCTAGTTTCCATTTTAAAATACCTATGGTTAATGGCAGATATTGA
- a CDS encoding TIGR03364 family FAD-dependent oxidoreductase, with amino-acid sequence MADIEYDLVVVGGGVLGTFHAYHAMKKGLKVALLEKDAMPKGATVRNFGQVVPSGMNTKWQQYGRKSLKIYKKIHAKFDISVRQEGSIYLASNEEEVQLIEELKEINRANDYTSILFTKTECLRKYPGLNEQYVKAGLFFPEEITVEPRTMIGRVHKYLKKKGVSIFYKAKVIECNTLNNEVSTQLANGRMLLSSKVIVCNGSDFKTLYPEMFATSDLEISKLQMMKTKSQGDYKISGSILTGLSIRRYEAFAECPSYLKIKSKEPLDSLEKKWGIHILFKQAMDGGVILGDSHEYADADDMDNLGFDLNMEIDNLMLSKAKEIFSLPTYEIEQRWFGMYSQCKNADIYERTIDRNIHIITGIGGKGMTGSAGFSKHNIQQIFNI; translated from the coding sequence ATGGCAGATATTGAGTATGATTTAGTTGTAGTTGGTGGTGGTGTATTAGGTACTTTTCATGCCTATCACGCTATGAAAAAAGGATTAAAAGTGGCTTTGCTCGAAAAAGATGCCATGCCCAAAGGGGCAACCGTTCGAAATTTTGGGCAGGTAGTACCATCTGGGATGAATACCAAATGGCAGCAGTACGGGCGTAAAAGTTTAAAGATTTATAAGAAGATTCACGCCAAATTCGATATTTCGGTACGTCAAGAAGGTTCTATTTATTTGGCTTCCAACGAGGAGGAAGTTCAGCTTATAGAAGAGTTAAAGGAAATTAATCGTGCCAATGATTACACCTCTATACTATTTACAAAGACGGAATGTCTTAGAAAATATCCCGGACTAAACGAACAATATGTAAAAGCGGGCTTATTTTTTCCGGAGGAAATTACCGTAGAACCCCGTACCATGATCGGTCGTGTACATAAATATTTAAAGAAAAAGGGTGTCAGTATTTTTTACAAAGCCAAAGTCATTGAATGCAACACTCTAAATAACGAGGTAAGTACACAATTGGCCAATGGTAGAATGCTGTTGTCTTCTAAGGTGATTGTCTGTAATGGCAGTGATTTTAAAACTTTGTATCCAGAGATGTTCGCTACCAGCGATTTAGAAATTTCTAAGTTGCAAATGATGAAGACGAAATCACAGGGTGATTATAAAATTAGTGGTTCTATTTTAACGGGACTGTCCATTAGAAGATATGAGGCTTTTGCAGAATGTCCGTCATATTTAAAAATCAAATCCAAAGAACCATTGGATAGCTTAGAAAAAAAATGGGGTATACACATTTTGTTTAAACAAGCTATGGATGGCGGTGTAATTCTGGGGGATTCTCACGAATATGCCGATGCGGATGATATGGATAACCTTGGTTTTGACCTTAATATGGAGATTGATAATCTAATGCTGTCAAAAGCTAAAGAAATTTTCAGCTTACCTACTTATGAAATAGAACAACGCTGGTTTGGTATGTATTCTCAATGTAAAAACGCCGATATTTATGAGCGTACCATTGATAGAAATATACATATCATAACCGGTATTGGCGGTAAGGGAATGACGGGCAGTGCCGGTTTTTCAAAACATAACATTCAACAAATTTTTAATATTTAG
- a CDS encoding phosphonatase-like hydrolase translates to MHTIKLAVFDMAGTVVNEDNVVYKTLQKAINERGFQVTLDFVLEHGAGKEKHQAIKDIITADIGNVDATMPASIFEDFKKLLVDAYNNLNVTSYEGVEEMLYALKANGIKVALNTGYDTNTAQLLLNKMNWTIGKEYDVLVTADDVVLGRPNPDMIVEAMMKLNVQQEELVLKAGDSIIDIEEGKNANCGVTIGVTTGAHTREQLLSAKPTYVLDSLTELKQLLLPS, encoded by the coding sequence ATGCATACAATTAAATTGGCCGTATTTGATATGGCAGGTACCGTTGTCAATGAAGACAATGTAGTGTACAAAACATTACAAAAAGCTATTAATGAAAGAGGATTTCAAGTGACTTTGGATTTTGTTTTGGAACATGGTGCCGGTAAAGAAAAACACCAAGCTATAAAAGATATTATTACTGCAGATATAGGTAATGTAGATGCCACTATGCCCGCATCTATATTTGAAGATTTTAAAAAGCTGTTGGTTGATGCGTATAACAACCTGAACGTAACTAGTTATGAGGGAGTTGAGGAAATGTTGTATGCTTTAAAAGCTAACGGAATTAAAGTCGCCCTAAATACAGGTTATGATACCAATACCGCACAGTTATTATTAAATAAAATGAACTGGACTATTGGAAAAGAATACGATGTTTTAGTAACTGCAGATGACGTAGTTCTTGGTAGGCCTAATCCAGATATGATTGTTGAGGCCATGATGAAACTTAACGTGCAACAAGAAGAGTTAGTGTTAAAAGCAGGTGATTCCATTATTGATATAGAAGAAGGTAAAAATGCCAATTGCGGTGTAACTATTGGTGTAACGACAGGTGCTCATACGCGTGAACAATTGTTGAGCGCAAAGCCTACCTATGTTTTAGATAGTTTGACCGAATTAAAACAGTTGTTATTGCCATCATAA
- a CDS encoding helix-turn-helix domain-containing protein, whose protein sequence is MDDYLIGIGKRIKEIRKNGNLTISEIAMRAGVTAGLISRIENGRTIPSLPVLLKIINSLDIEVTDFFSGLPQSNGANFIVSRKEDNTFIEKEDDAVGFSYSFIFGKQLNSLGFEAVLLHVHPNSKRDKVKTDAYEFKYMLSGECYYIIDEEEVLIKEGDSIFFDGRIAHVPENRSNSTATMLVLYFFI, encoded by the coding sequence ATGGATGATTACCTTATTGGAATAGGAAAACGAATAAAGGAAATTCGCAAAAATGGAAATTTGACTATTAGTGAAATTGCCATGCGTGCAGGGGTCACTGCCGGACTCATTTCTAGAATTGAAAACGGAAGAACCATACCATCTTTACCCGTGCTTTTAAAAATTATAAACTCTTTGGATATAGAGGTGACCGATTTTTTTAGCGGGCTACCACAATCTAACGGTGCCAATTTTATTGTTTCCCGAAAAGAGGACAATACTTTTATTGAAAAAGAAGACGATGCCGTAGGATTTTCGTATTCCTTTATTTTCGGAAAACAACTGAATAGCCTGGGGTTTGAAGCCGTATTGCTACACGTGCATCCAAATTCCAAAAGAGATAAGGTGAAAACCGATGCCTACGAATTCAAATACATGCTCTCGGGAGAATGTTATTACATAATAGACGAAGAAGAAGTACTTATAAAAGAAGGGGATTCTATTTTTTTTGATGGCAGAATTGCCCATGTACCCGAGAATAGAAGTAATAGCACGGCAACTATGTTAGTGCTCTATTTTTTTATATAG
- a CDS encoding SusC/RagA family TonB-linked outer membrane protein, which translates to MKKTLLITMLVFLASFVAHAQTVFTGTVLDENQVPLPGATVVVKGTTNGVATDFDGNFSIELNSSDDILVVSYIGYIKQEFETANKLTGTISLQPDSQQLDEVVVTALGIEREKKSLGYASQELDNDEVVQAREPNLLNSMSGKVAGLQITNSPTGLGGSARVSIRGDASLNINGNSPLFIVDGTPISNEIVGSSGSGTQSVDYGNGAAEINPQDIESINVLKGPAAAALYGSRAANGAIIITTKKGTSQSSKLGVSFNTGITIENVLMLPDWQNEYGQGNNQQFSFVDGSGSGIADGVDESWGPRLDTGLMIAQFDSPRTDGTRGGDTFVSDADIITTPWVSQPDNTRDFFETGITKTNSIAISKSGEMGNMRLSFQNLDQEGTLPNTDLKRNTLSFSGTMNVSDKVKVNANMNYVKTDSDNRPAVGYGTESIMYLFIWYGRQLNTNNLRDYWQPGLEGTQQFNYNYNYHDNPYFTMYENTNAQDKDRMFGNVSLTYDISENWKLLLRSGRDFYRDFRVRKRAFSTQRFPFGTYQEDNIFFEESNSDFLLSYDKDFGEKFNLNVSAGGNQLRQKQDFTKSVAPQLINPGVYSFNNSRQAVQVSSNNSEKRINSLYGYARFSYDNVLFMDVTGRNDWSSTLPEGNNSYFYPSVTLSGIASDMFNMPDWVTFAKVRAAYAEVGNDTDAYRLRSFYQNETAFDSSTPILTESSLIPNADLKPEITGSYEFGLDLRFLQSRINLDLTYYDSSTKNQIINISTDIASGYSSQLINAGEVRNYGFEAIANFVPVLTDNFKWSSTFNFASNKSEVTDLGDDIQFTLTEANGAFIQAREGGSISAIYGRGFQRVEDENSEYFGQMIINNQGIPERTDDLVYQGDYAPDFTLGMQNTFKYKNVDLGFLIDTRQGGIVVSRTKTIGSTSGQLQETLEGRETGIVAEGVVNTGTAESPNYVPNTVNVDARTYNNRYYERDNVEAAKYDASYTKLREVSLGYSFPQKMINQLPITNARISVTGRNLILWTDNPHFDPETVGVSGGTLQPGIENMSYPSSRSFTFNLQVNF; encoded by the coding sequence ATGAAAAAAACATTATTAATTACAATGCTTGTTTTCTTAGCAAGTTTTGTAGCACATGCCCAAACTGTATTTACGGGTACTGTGTTAGATGAAAACCAAGTTCCTTTACCTGGTGCAACCGTGGTAGTGAAAGGAACAACGAACGGAGTTGCTACAGATTTTGATGGTAACTTCAGTATTGAACTAAACAGTTCAGATGACATTTTAGTGGTATCTTATATCGGGTACATTAAGCAGGAGTTTGAAACTGCGAACAAGCTTACGGGTACTATATCCCTACAGCCAGATTCACAGCAATTAGATGAGGTTGTGGTAACGGCATTAGGTATTGAAAGGGAAAAGAAGTCTTTAGGGTATGCTTCACAAGAACTGGATAACGATGAAGTTGTTCAGGCAAGAGAACCGAACCTTTTGAACAGTATGTCAGGTAAAGTTGCCGGTTTGCAAATTACCAACAGCCCTACAGGTTTGGGTGGTTCTGCCCGAGTTTCTATACGTGGCGATGCTTCTTTGAACATTAATGGTAACTCGCCATTATTTATTGTAGATGGTACACCTATTAGTAATGAAATTGTAGGTTCTAGCGGATCGGGTACGCAAAGTGTAGATTATGGTAATGGTGCTGCAGAAATCAATCCGCAGGATATTGAATCGATCAACGTATTAAAAGGTCCGGCTGCTGCCGCACTTTACGGGTCAAGAGCTGCGAATGGTGCAATTATTATTACGACCAAGAAAGGAACATCTCAAAGCAGTAAATTGGGGGTATCCTTTAATACCGGTATTACCATTGAAAATGTATTGATGTTACCAGATTGGCAAAATGAATATGGCCAAGGTAACAATCAACAGTTCTCTTTTGTTGACGGTAGCGGTTCTGGTATTGCAGATGGTGTTGATGAAAGTTGGGGACCTCGTTTAGATACCGGACTCATGATCGCACAATTTGATTCGCCTAGAACAGACGGTACTCGTGGTGGCGATACTTTTGTTAGTGATGCCGATATAATTACAACGCCATGGGTTTCTCAACCGGATAATACTAGAGATTTCTTTGAAACGGGAATCACAAAGACCAACAGCATCGCTATCTCTAAAAGTGGCGAAATGGGGAACATGCGTTTGTCTTTTCAGAATTTAGATCAGGAAGGTACATTACCGAATACGGATTTAAAGAGAAATACTTTAAGCTTTTCTGGTACCATGAACGTATCGGATAAGGTTAAGGTAAATGCCAATATGAACTATGTTAAAACTGACAGTGACAACAGACCTGCGGTTGGTTATGGTACAGAAAGTATTATGTACTTGTTTATCTGGTACGGTCGTCAATTGAATACTAACAATTTGAGAGATTATTGGCAGCCTGGTTTAGAGGGTACGCAGCAGTTCAACTATAACTACAACTACCACGATAACCCTTACTTTACCATGTATGAGAATACAAATGCGCAAGACAAGGATCGTATGTTCGGTAATGTGAGCCTTACCTATGACATCAGCGAAAACTGGAAATTATTATTACGTAGTGGTCGCGATTTCTATAGAGATTTTAGAGTTCGTAAAAGAGCGTTTAGCACACAGCGTTTTCCATTTGGTACATACCAAGAGGATAATATTTTCTTCGAAGAAAGTAACTCAGATTTCTTATTGAGTTATGATAAGGATTTTGGTGAAAAATTCAATTTAAATGTTTCTGCAGGTGGAAACCAATTGCGCCAAAAGCAAGATTTCACTAAAAGTGTTGCACCACAATTAATTAATCCTGGGGTGTATTCTTTTAACAATAGTAGACAGGCGGTACAGGTAAGTTCTAACAATAGCGAAAAGCGCATCAACAGTTTATATGGGTATGCACGTTTTAGTTATGACAATGTATTGTTTATGGATGTTACCGGTAGAAATGACTGGTCTAGTACATTGCCAGAGGGGAACAACTCTTATTTCTACCCATCGGTAACATTAAGTGGTATTGCCAGTGATATGTTTAATATGCCAGATTGGGTAACGTTTGCGAAAGTAAGGGCTGCTTATGCTGAAGTGGGTAATGATACCGATGCATATAGATTACGTAGCTTCTATCAAAATGAGACTGCTTTTGATAGTTCTACACCTATATTGACGGAATCATCGTTGATACCGAATGCTGATTTGAAACCTGAGATTACGGGTTCTTATGAATTTGGTTTAGATCTACGCTTTTTACAAAGCAGAATTAACTTAGACCTTACGTATTATGACAGTTCTACTAAAAACCAAATTATCAATATTAGTACTGATATCGCTAGTGGTTACAGTAGTCAATTGATCAATGCAGGTGAGGTTCGTAACTACGGTTTTGAAGCTATTGCGAACTTTGTTCCGGTACTTACAGATAACTTTAAATGGAGCTCTACTTTCAATTTTGCGAGCAATAAAAGTGAAGTGACCGATTTAGGTGATGATATTCAATTTACGTTGACCGAAGCGAACGGGGCATTTATTCAAGCTCGTGAAGGTGGTTCTATCAGTGCGATATACGGTAGAGGTTTTCAAAGGGTAGAAGATGAGAACAGTGAGTACTTTGGTCAAATGATCATCAATAATCAAGGTATTCCTGAGCGTACCGATGATTTGGTATACCAGGGTGATTATGCGCCAGATTTCACACTGGGAATGCAGAATACATTCAAGTATAAGAATGTTGACCTAGGATTTTTGATCGATACCAGACAAGGTGGTATCGTAGTTTCTAGAACAAAAACCATTGGTAGTACTTCTGGTCAATTGCAAGAAACATTGGAAGGTAGAGAAACAGGAATCGTTGCAGAAGGGGTAGTAAATACTGGTACAGCCGAGAGTCCTAATTATGTGCCAAATACCGTAAATGTAGATGCTAGAACATATAACAATAGATACTATGAAAGGGATAATGTTGAAGCGGCAAAGTATGATGCTTCTTACACTAAACTACGTGAGGTTTCTTTAGGGTATTCTTTCCCACAGAAAATGATCAACCAATTGCCAATTACCAATGCAAGAATTTCTGTAACAGGTAGAAACTTGATTTTATGGACAGATAACCCTCATTTCGATCCTGAAACAGTTGGGGTGTCGGGTGGTACGCTACAACCGGGTATTGAGAATATGTCTTACCCAAGCTCACGTTCGTTTACCTTCAATTTACAGGTTAATTTCTAA
- a CDS encoding SusD/RagB family nutrient-binding outer membrane lipoprotein, which yields MKKTLLFICSLVLAISCTEDFETININPNYPASAEPGLLLPGVQREMAYNWGGQGWEEGFTVVQYGARLQFTSGDTYNWSPSGDPYDNAYASLRDVENIIRDTEANEDAQNYYGVALVMKSWIYSYVTDAYGDVPYSEATMGIENGNVTPAFDAQSAIYAGILEDLETANTVLTDADNISGDIFYDGDIEKWRKFANSLRLRLLMRISDVDNATAVAGMTQITSNPTAYPIFESNEDMTFVAWNSDNPQPKYDTRSGSFDEVRLSQTLETRLKDLNDNRLYVFAQPTTASEKGIFSEDFDDYVGMPNGLDDEAALGYSPSGNPDESGSNFISRLGILLGCRACNPEEASATASQTIIMSYSELQFILAEAAERGFISSGNAATYYENGIRASFEYYTERVAAGGWSDIANAMQATDLDGYVAQADVALTGATDDNLAKIALQKWISLFYTGFEGWSDWRRTGMPEVIPGPDAVNDGMVPVRFQYPNSVKSTNSENYNAAVQSMGADDINTKLWWDVD from the coding sequence ATGAAAAAAACACTATTATTTATATGTTCTCTGGTACTGGCAATTAGCTGTACCGAAGATTTTGAAACGATTAATATTAATCCTAATTACCCTGCTTCTGCAGAGCCAGGTCTATTATTGCCAGGTGTACAAAGAGAGATGGCCTATAACTGGGGTGGTCAAGGTTGGGAAGAAGGTTTTACCGTAGTACAATATGGCGCAAGACTGCAGTTTACCAGTGGTGATACCTATAACTGGTCTCCTTCCGGTGATCCTTATGATAACGCTTATGCATCTTTAAGGGATGTGGAAAATATTATTAGGGATACCGAAGCTAACGAAGATGCCCAGAATTATTACGGTGTTGCCTTGGTGATGAAATCTTGGATCTATTCTTATGTTACCGATGCTTACGGAGATGTGCCTTACTCAGAAGCTACCATGGGTATTGAGAATGGTAATGTTACTCCTGCTTTTGATGCTCAAAGTGCTATATATGCCGGTATTTTGGAAGATTTGGAAACAGCGAATACGGTTTTAACAGATGCCGATAATATCTCTGGAGATATTTTTTACGATGGCGATATTGAAAAATGGAGAAAATTTGCCAATTCGTTAAGATTGCGTTTGTTAATGAGAATCAGTGATGTGGATAATGCAACCGCAGTTGCTGGTATGACTCAAATTACGAGTAACCCAACTGCATACCCTATTTTTGAGAGTAATGAGGACATGACTTTCGTGGCATGGAATTCAGATAATCCTCAGCCAAAATATGACACACGTAGTGGTAGTTTTGATGAGGTTCGTTTAAGCCAAACCTTAGAAACTCGCTTAAAAGATTTGAACGATAACAGATTGTATGTTTTCGCGCAGCCTACTACAGCTTCTGAGAAGGGAATTTTCTCTGAAGATTTTGATGATTACGTTGGTATGCCTAACGGATTGGATGATGAGGCTGCATTAGGCTATAGTCCGTCTGGAAACCCAGATGAGTCCGGATCTAATTTCATTTCCAGGTTGGGTATTTTGTTAGGCTGTAGAGCATGTAACCCAGAAGAAGCTTCTGCTACCGCTTCACAGACCATCATTATGAGCTATTCTGAATTACAGTTTATTTTGGCGGAAGCGGCAGAAAGAGGATTTATTTCTTCTGGTAATGCGGCAACGTATTATGAAAACGGAATTAGAGCTTCTTTTGAGTACTACACAGAAAGAGTTGCCGCTGGCGGATGGTCAGATATTGCCAATGCCATGCAGGCTACAGATTTAGATGGGTATGTAGCTCAGGCTGATGTTGCACTTACTGGTGCAACGGATGATAACTTGGCTAAAATTGCCCTTCAAAAATGGATCTCTCTTTTCTATACAGGTTTTGAAGGATGGTCAGATTGGAGAAGAACGGGTATGCCAGAGGTAATTCCTGGTCCTGATGCCGTGAACGATGGTATGGTACCGGTTCGTTTTCAATATCCTAATTCTGTAAAATCTACGAACAGCGAAAACTACAATGCCGCTGTACAAAGTATGGGTGCAGATGATATTAATACCAAACTTTGGTGGGATGTTGATTAA
- a CDS encoding alkaline phosphatase family protein has translation MILIPNFGGMLIKHRVNKYTSIIALTIGMTSLWSCDYDKLDNMGAENTHVVVIGFDGLSPDGLQNADTPTFDKLMQEGASTMHARAVLPTSSSTNWASMIMGAGPEQHGITSNSWEKDNLVLPAVTQSEPFLFPSIFHLIREQRKSEKIGAIYHWGGFGRLFEKSAVDFDENPATEEETAVNASSYIKVEQPLFTFIHFDHIDHAGHEFGHGTKEYYTSVEKGDSLLAEIMKAIAESDMADNTMVIISSDHGGTGKGHGGESLDEVEIPFILWGKGIKKEYQIKYPVYQYDNAATVAHALNIKTPRAWIGRPVLEAFEGETIEDDYPVLVQLKKPELSNPPKGYAAEGGLYNDSAELILKNPNAKGEIKYTLDGSMPKPDADTFKATKLLKENTVVKSAVFVDGKLSSAVSEAYFRIKPNTLQAPISYEVFHLNNLSFIPSIGNRKPDATGAVFEFSSEEVRQHIQSNTLFRFKSILEIPADGNYNFAIRSDDGSQLFIDGDLVVDNDGDHGVRTKNGSIELEKGKHTVEVLWFNGGGDGWLDVYVKSDEMSNQILSTNLLGKN, from the coding sequence ATGATATTAATACCAAACTTTGGTGGGATGTTGATTAAGCATAGGGTTAACAAATACACTTCAATTATTGCACTGACCATAGGGATGACCTCCCTATGGTCTTGTGATTATGACAAGTTGGATAATATGGGTGCGGAAAATACCCACGTTGTGGTCATCGGTTTTGATGGATTGAGCCCAGACGGACTCCAGAATGCAGATACGCCTACTTTCGATAAACTAATGCAAGAAGGTGCATCTACCATGCATGCTAGGGCGGTATTGCCAACAAGTTCTAGTACCAATTGGGCTTCTATGATTATGGGTGCAGGACCAGAGCAACACGGTATTACTTCCAATTCATGGGAGAAGGATAATTTAGTTTTACCGGCAGTTACGCAGAGCGAGCCGTTTTTATTTCCTAGTATTTTTCATTTGATACGTGAACAACGAAAATCGGAGAAAATCGGAGCCATTTATCATTGGGGCGGTTTTGGTCGCTTATTTGAAAAAAGTGCCGTTGATTTTGATGAAAATCCGGCTACGGAAGAAGAGACTGCCGTGAATGCGAGTAGTTATATTAAAGTAGAACAACCGTTATTTACGTTTATTCATTTTGACCATATTGACCACGCAGGTCATGAGTTTGGGCATGGTACAAAAGAGTATTATACATCTGTTGAAAAGGGAGATTCATTATTGGCTGAGATTATGAAAGCAATAGCGGAATCTGATATGGCAGATAATACCATGGTCATCATTAGTTCCGATCACGGGGGTACAGGAAAAGGTCACGGTGGTGAATCTTTAGATGAGGTTGAAATTCCTTTTATTCTTTGGGGAAAGGGTATTAAAAAGGAATACCAAATTAAATACCCGGTATATCAATATGATAATGCAGCAACCGTTGCTCATGCCTTGAATATAAAAACACCGCGTGCTTGGATTGGAAGACCTGTACTTGAGGCATTTGAGGGTGAAACAATAGAAGATGATTATCCTGTTCTGGTACAATTGAAAAAACCGGAATTGTCTAATCCGCCAAAAGGCTATGCTGCTGAAGGCGGATTGTATAATGATTCCGCAGAACTAATTTTAAAGAATCCGAATGCCAAGGGTGAAATAAAGTACACATTAGATGGTAGTATGCCAAAACCTGATGCTGATACCTTCAAGGCAACAAAGTTGCTTAAAGAAAATACAGTGGTAAAAAGCGCTGTTTTTGTAGATGGAAAATTAAGTAGTGCGGTTAGTGAAGCCTATTTCAGAATAAAACCAAATACACTTCAAGCACCTATTTCTTATGAGGTTTTTCATTTGAATAACCTGTCGTTTATTCCATCCATCGGCAATAGAAAACCAGATGCTACAGGTGCCGTATTCGAATTTTCATCGGAAGAGGTACGTCAACATATTCAATCAAATACGCTGTTCCGCTTTAAAAGTATACTTGAAATACCTGCGGATGGCAATTATAATTTTGCCATAAGATCAGATGATGGTAGTCAGTTATTTATTGATGGTGATTTGGTGGTAGATAACGATGGTGACCACGGCGTAAGAACAAAAAACGGAAGCATTGAACTTGAAAAAGGGAAGCATACCGTTGAGGTACTTTGGTTTAATGGCGGAGGTGACGGTTGGTTAGATGTGTATGTGAAAAGTGATGAAATGTCCAATCAGATATTGTCGACCAATCTCTTAGGAAAGAATTAG